A stretch of the Saprospiraceae bacterium genome encodes the following:
- the ligA gene encoding NAD-dependent DNA ligase LigA — MHYSAAEIQKLVQQTKQFLQSKSISELAELDSLRNVIRFHEWQYYVQDNPLIADYEYDLLYKLLEYTESQHPDWLTSDSPTQRVSSDLVDQFQSVEHLNPMLSLENSYNAEDLQDFDQRVRKLCGLDSESPLAYFAEPKFDGGSIAVIYENDYLVRAATRGDGIKGEEITNNARTIRSLPLKAAFSKYGIYKAELRGEAVISKSKFEKINAARETEGQALLANPRNAATGVLRVKDSSETANRGLDVFIFQMAYAVDSNNENVLFNQKQHSDWMQILDALGFKVSLHERKVCNQIQDVIAYINQWTEKRDQYAYDIDGVVVKVNELRLQDQCGATSHHPRWAVAHKFQAKQATSRLLTIEFQVGKIGSITPVAKIEPVQLAGVTVSSVSLHNEDFITARDIRYGDQVLVERAGDVIPYIVKAFPELRTGQEKPIQFPKECPSCKTTLIREEEEAAWRCPNFFCEAQIVQRLIHHVSKDAMDIDGLGKSLIERFFDLKWIRQMDDIYKLDYKAIAQLEGMGEKSAEKLRISIEKAKHNPIHRLLHSLCIHHLGKKVSKLIAEHLPNVLDLEHWPLEKYMAIKDVGPVVGQNIIRFFENPKNVTMLREMESLGVNMVQTDEDRPRQFSSDSPFAGKTILFTGTLSQMDRKEAQDLAEKAGAKTLSAVSSNLNILVVGENAGSKLTKARALGTVEILTEAEFLEKSVQTRRFFGIKLKISANVSLICALYNTIQ, encoded by the coding sequence ATGCATTATTCAGCAGCAGAAATACAGAAGCTGGTTCAACAAACCAAGCAATTCTTACAATCAAAGTCCATTTCTGAATTAGCAGAACTGGATTCGCTTCGGAACGTCATTCGTTTTCATGAATGGCAGTATTATGTTCAAGACAATCCGCTAATCGCTGATTATGAATACGACCTCCTTTATAAATTACTGGAATACACAGAATCGCAACATCCGGATTGGCTGACCTCGGATTCACCTACTCAAAGGGTATCGAGTGATCTGGTTGATCAGTTTCAGTCGGTAGAACATCTGAATCCGATGTTGTCTTTGGAAAATTCATACAATGCAGAGGATCTTCAGGATTTTGATCAGCGTGTTCGCAAATTATGTGGTCTGGATTCAGAATCTCCCCTGGCATATTTTGCCGAACCAAAGTTTGATGGCGGCAGCATTGCCGTCATTTATGAAAATGATTATTTGGTTCGTGCTGCAACACGGGGTGATGGAATTAAAGGAGAAGAAATTACCAACAATGCACGGACCATTCGTTCCCTTCCATTGAAAGCGGCATTCTCAAAGTACGGAATCTATAAAGCAGAACTTCGGGGTGAAGCAGTTATCAGCAAATCAAAATTTGAAAAAATAAATGCTGCGCGTGAAACAGAAGGACAGGCACTGCTTGCAAATCCACGCAATGCAGCAACCGGTGTGTTGCGTGTTAAAGATTCTTCAGAAACTGCCAATCGTGGATTGGATGTATTTATTTTTCAGATGGCCTACGCTGTAGATTCTAACAATGAAAATGTGTTGTTTAATCAAAAACAACATTCTGACTGGATGCAGATTTTGGATGCACTTGGTTTTAAAGTTTCTCTGCATGAACGGAAAGTTTGCAATCAGATTCAAGATGTGATTGCTTATATCAATCAATGGACGGAGAAACGGGATCAATATGCTTATGACATTGATGGAGTCGTTGTAAAAGTAAATGAACTTCGATTGCAGGACCAATGCGGTGCTACCTCACATCATCCCCGATGGGCCGTTGCTCATAAATTTCAAGCCAAGCAGGCAACTTCGCGTTTGCTTACCATAGAATTTCAGGTTGGAAAAATTGGCAGCATCACTCCCGTTGCAAAAATCGAACCCGTCCAATTAGCAGGAGTGACCGTGTCTTCTGTGTCGCTTCACAATGAAGATTTTATTACCGCCCGGGATATCCGCTATGGAGACCAGGTACTTGTTGAACGAGCGGGTGATGTCATCCCTTATATTGTGAAAGCATTTCCTGAGCTGCGTACCGGACAAGAAAAACCCATTCAATTTCCAAAAGAATGTCCATCGTGCAAAACCACTTTAATCAGGGAAGAAGAAGAAGCTGCCTGGCGTTGTCCAAATTTTTTCTGTGAAGCTCAGATCGTGCAACGATTAATCCACCATGTTTCTAAAGACGCAATGGACATCGATGGATTGGGTAAATCACTCATCGAACGATTTTTTGATTTGAAATGGATTCGCCAAATGGATGATATTTATAAATTGGACTACAAAGCAATTGCGCAATTGGAAGGAATGGGTGAGAAGTCAGCAGAAAAATTGCGGATTTCTATTGAAAAGGCGAAACACAATCCCATTCATCGCTTATTACACAGTTTGTGTATCCATCATTTAGGAAAAAAAGTCAGCAAATTGATTGCGGAACATCTACCCAATGTATTGGACCTGGAACATTGGCCTTTGGAAAAATACATGGCCATTAAAGATGTTGGTCCGGTAGTAGGTCAAAACATCATTCGCTTTTTTGAAAATCCGAAAAATGTGACCATGCTCCGGGAAATGGAATCTTTGGGGGTAAACATGGTTCAAACAGACGAAGATAGACCCAGACAGTTTTCATCGGATTCTCCTTTTGCCGGTAAGACCATCTTATTTACCGGCACCTTGAGCCAAATGGATCGCAAGGAAGCCCAGGATTTGGCTGAAAAAGCTGGAGCCAAGACCTTGTCGGCTGTAAGTTCAAATCTCAATATCCTGGTGGTTGGGGAGAATGCTGGTTCAAAGTTGACAAAAGCCAGGGCATTGGGCACTGTTGAAATACTAACGGAAGCAGAATTTTTAGAAAAATCCGTGCAAACTAGGCGATTTTTTGGGATAAAATTGAAAATCAGCGCCAACGTTTCCCTAATTTGTGCGTTATATAATACCATACAGTAG
- a CDS encoding rhomboid family intramembrane serine protease codes for MFFPIGDDNVQGGYKPLFSYTLILVNVLVFLFEFSLQQDAAEAMVVEFGSIPLEISSGQDLYTLLTSMFMHGGWMHLIGNMLFLWVFADNIEAVVGTFNFILFYMLGGIAAALIHVLTNPYSELPMIGASGAISAVMGAYLVMFPASRIRVWILFLFTSAYVPALFFLGIWIAQQMVAGFGSLGLNTEEGGTAWFAHIGGFAFGLIVGLFARRNYRKRYKYHEEE; via the coding sequence ATGTTTTTTCCAATTGGTGACGACAATGTACAAGGAGGTTACAAGCCTTTGTTTTCTTATACACTGATCCTGGTCAATGTATTGGTTTTTCTATTTGAGTTTAGCTTGCAGCAAGATGCAGCTGAAGCAATGGTTGTTGAGTTTGGATCGATCCCCCTGGAAATTAGTTCGGGGCAGGATCTATACACCTTATTGACTTCTATGTTTATGCATGGCGGCTGGATGCACCTGATTGGTAACATGTTGTTTTTATGGGTCTTTGCGGACAACATCGAAGCTGTGGTTGGAACCTTTAATTTTATTTTATTTTATATGCTTGGAGGCATTGCTGCTGCGCTCATACATGTCTTGACAAATCCCTACAGTGAATTGCCCATGATCGGGGCCAGCGGAGCGATCTCAGCGGTAATGGGAGCCTATCTGGTCATGTTTCCGGCATCACGCATCCGGGTTTGGATTTTATTTTTGTTTACCTCAGCCTATGTGCCGGCCTTATTTTTTCTGGGTATTTGGATCGCACAACAAATGGTTGCTGGATTTGGCTCATTGGGACTCAACACCGAAGAAGGAGGCACTGCATGGTTTGCCCACATTGGAGGATTTGCATTTGGACTCATAGTGGGTTTATTTGCAAGACGCAATTACAGAAAACGTTATAAATATCATGAGGAAGAATAA
- a CDS encoding PKD domain-containing protein, whose translation MKYSGLFVLLTLCNVILAQDMQDNIWLFGRFPNRPADYFGGSSLDFSYNPPITKYFNLNMSFEECSTISDDLGSLILYTNNCALFDKNHKYILNSANLNPGSFDLDYCQNSKSGYPSRNSVLILPGFNFDVFHLIHTGRLENATPGLIYETKINQNSDSTFQIIYKSKLVDSILVTQGMQAIRHGNGRDWWILLHQSSSNNIIKYLFTPDGIFGPLKQAIGNTWTHQYWTAQAAFSPDGKWYALVSEYNGINLFKFDRCTGLLTDYNALNPPPDDNRFYPRGVCFSPNSKLLYIAANFGLYQYNLESNDIPNSHFLIDSTDLYKLPFTFQSTFYQLMLGPDHKIYGITNSETNFLHVIHNPDVPGKACNLKQHDILLPSTYFQSMPNFPHFRIFDWDDSPCDTLGINKSAVARWRYAQDSSNYLRFDFTDLSYANILEWTWNFGDPASGNNSSRLKNPDHTFTKNGLYPVCLIAKNKHGSDTLCKDIQIGPVGTEGSDIQIDIKSSVLLAPNPCKEFLEIKINYYNPQNMTAHIYNQMGLELKSVKLYQGANKLEMDDLLPGIYFISILENGKLILTKTINRL comes from the coding sequence ATGAAATATTCAGGATTATTTGTTTTACTTACACTTTGCAATGTTATTCTAGCTCAAGATATGCAAGATAATATTTGGTTATTTGGACGATTTCCTAATAGACCTGCTGATTATTTTGGTGGAAGTTCATTGGACTTTAGTTATAATCCTCCTATTACTAAGTATTTTAATTTAAATATGAGTTTTGAGGAATGCTCAACAATTAGTGACGATTTGGGTAGTTTAATATTATATACAAATAATTGTGCTTTGTTTGATAAAAACCATAAGTATATATTGAATAGCGCTAATTTAAATCCAGGTTCGTTCGATTTGGACTATTGTCAGAATTCAAAATCTGGTTATCCTTCAAGAAATTCGGTCTTAATATTGCCGGGATTTAATTTTGATGTATTTCATTTAATTCATACAGGTCGGCTAGAAAATGCTACCCCAGGATTAATTTATGAAACAAAAATCAATCAGAATAGTGATTCTACTTTTCAAATAATATATAAAAGCAAATTAGTTGATTCAATCTTAGTTACACAAGGTATGCAAGCAATTAGACACGGTAATGGTCGCGATTGGTGGATATTGTTACATCAATCTTCTAGTAATAATATTATCAAATACCTATTTACTCCAGATGGAATATTCGGTCCATTAAAACAAGCCATTGGCAATACCTGGACGCATCAATATTGGACCGCACAAGCTGCTTTTTCTCCCGATGGTAAATGGTATGCCTTGGTATCAGAATATAATGGAATCAATTTGTTTAAGTTTGACAGATGTACCGGTTTATTAACAGACTATAATGCATTAAATCCTCCTCCCGATGATAATCGATTTTATCCCCGTGGTGTTTGTTTCTCTCCTAATAGTAAACTACTTTATATTGCTGCAAATTTTGGTTTATATCAATACAATCTGGAATCAAATGATATTCCTAATTCACATTTCTTAATTGATTCCACTGATTTATATAAATTACCATTCACTTTTCAGTCAACATTTTACCAATTAATGCTCGGTCCGGATCATAAAATTTACGGGATTACCAACAGCGAGACCAATTTCCTACATGTCATTCACAACCCGGATGTACCCGGAAAAGCATGCAACTTAAAACAACACGATATATTATTGCCCTCCACGTATTTTCAATCCATGCCCAATTTTCCACATTTTAGAATCTTCGATTGGGATGACAGTCCCTGCGATACCCTGGGCATTAATAAATCAGCAGTTGCCCGATGGAGGTATGCACAGGATAGCAGTAATTACCTTCGCTTTGATTTTACAGATTTGAGTTATGCCAATATCTTAGAATGGACCTGGAATTTTGGAGATCCCGCCAGTGGCAATAATTCCAGTAGATTAAAAAATCCGGATCATACTTTTACAAAAAATGGATTGTATCCTGTTTGTCTGATTGCAAAAAATAAACACGGTTCAGATACTTTATGCAAAGACATTCAAATTGGTCCGGTTGGAACTGAAGGAAGCGACATTCAAATCGATATCAAATCAAGTGTCTTATTAGCACCCAATCCTTGTAAAGAATTTCTTGAAATCAAAATCAACTATTACAATCCTCAAAATATGACGGCGCATATTTACAATCAAATGGGTTTGGAACTAAAGTCTGTTAAATTGTATCAAGGCGCAAACAAACTAGAAATGGATGATTTGTTACCGGGTATCTATTTTATTTCTATCCTCGAAAATGGCAAATTGATATTGACAAAAACTATTAATAGATTGTAA